One genomic region from Halobacteriovorax vibrionivorans encodes:
- a CDS encoding D-alanine--D-alanine ligase family protein translates to MSKKKVLVLVHSDLIPPQDISKEEEAREDFEYKPWITEYNVIKTLKSLGHNVKVVGLYSDLMPLREAIDEFKPNIVFNLLEEFNGNVLFDQNVVSYLELLKVKYTGNNPRGLMIARDKAMAKKLLSYHRIKTPQFQVFKNRKKTKLSKKLKFPLIVKCLYQDASLGISGASIVKSEEKALERIKYLMDKYEEEVIVEEFIEGREFFVGVIGNKRLTILPILELRFNKVDKPELELYSEKAKWNMKYRKSKGIDIELADIPKEVKERIIKICKRTYKVLELNGYARIDLRVDENGIPYIIEANPNPNIAMKDEFAMAAESAGISYKKLITKLVN, encoded by the coding sequence GTGAGTAAAAAGAAAGTTCTCGTACTTGTCCATTCAGATCTAATTCCACCTCAAGATATTTCTAAGGAGGAGGAAGCACGGGAAGATTTTGAATATAAGCCTTGGATTACTGAATACAATGTTATTAAGACTTTAAAGAGTCTTGGTCATAACGTAAAAGTCGTAGGTCTTTATTCTGACTTAATGCCTCTTAGAGAGGCCATCGATGAATTCAAACCAAATATTGTTTTTAATCTACTTGAGGAATTCAATGGTAACGTTCTCTTTGATCAAAATGTGGTTTCCTACTTAGAGCTACTTAAGGTTAAGTATACAGGTAATAATCCAAGAGGCTTAATGATTGCACGTGACAAGGCAATGGCCAAGAAGCTTCTTTCATATCACCGAATAAAAACACCACAATTTCAAGTCTTTAAAAATCGTAAAAAAACGAAGCTTTCTAAGAAGTTGAAGTTCCCACTAATCGTTAAGTGCTTATACCAAGATGCTTCATTAGGAATTAGTGGAGCTTCAATTGTAAAAAGTGAAGAGAAGGCACTTGAACGTATTAAGTATCTCATGGATAAATACGAAGAAGAGGTCATTGTTGAAGAATTTATCGAAGGTCGTGAATTCTTTGTGGGAGTTATCGGTAATAAACGATTAACGATTCTACCAATTCTTGAACTTCGTTTTAACAAAGTTGATAAGCCTGAACTTGAACTCTATTCAGAGAAGGCCAAATGGAATATGAAGTATCGCAAATCAAAAGGTATCGATATTGAGTTAGCAGATATTCCTAAAGAAGTTAAAGAGCGAATAATAAAAATCTGTAAGCGAACATATAAAGTTCTTGAGTTAAATGGCTATGCTAGGATTGATTTACGTGTTGATGAAAATGGGATCCCATATATTATTGAGGCCAATCCAAATCCAAATATCGCCATGAAAGATGAGTTTGCGATGGCTGCAGAGTCAGCTGGGATAAGCTATAAAAAGTTAATAACGAAACTAGTTAATTAG
- a CDS encoding putative zinc-binding metallopeptidase, whose protein sequence is MKKLNLENSNQRDILGAQLWELDISFDKSIFSNCLDQLNQELENKNLLVRPKVWLSDDWFCPDSISGIAIPFTLMHPRLIALERQYIGHVEGETRDWFMKLMRHECGHVMDNAYFLKDEQRRKSIFGDHDKRYPNSYIPKVFSKNYVYHLEDHYAQAHPEEDFAETFATWLTPRSNWRNIYENWPALTKLKYVDSQMKSLRGKKPNVVCYKEVDSIEESTLTVAEYLQLKKKRLRKQSLTRRSLKHIESYLNDNSTTGTDLRVVLKNNRQKLIRNIALKTNTYQYKIDSVVKDLENITSVKKLYIPNERGTQNLEKLLLSHTKKFFTEGRDRIIM, encoded by the coding sequence ATGAAGAAACTAAATTTAGAAAATTCTAATCAAAGAGATATATTGGGGGCCCAATTATGGGAACTCGATATCTCATTTGATAAGAGTATTTTTTCAAATTGTTTAGATCAGCTAAATCAGGAATTAGAAAATAAGAATTTATTAGTTCGACCAAAGGTTTGGCTTAGTGATGATTGGTTTTGTCCTGATTCTATCTCTGGAATTGCGATACCATTTACTCTAATGCACCCACGTTTAATAGCATTAGAAAGACAGTACATCGGTCATGTCGAAGGTGAAACTCGTGACTGGTTTATGAAGCTTATGCGACACGAATGTGGGCATGTTATGGATAATGCCTACTTTTTAAAAGATGAGCAAAGAAGAAAGAGTATCTTTGGTGATCATGATAAACGTTATCCAAATTCATATATTCCTAAAGTTTTCTCTAAGAATTATGTATATCACTTAGAAGATCATTATGCTCAGGCCCATCCTGAGGAAGACTTTGCAGAAACATTTGCAACCTGGCTAACTCCAAGATCAAATTGGAGAAATATATATGAAAACTGGCCAGCTCTAACAAAGCTTAAATACGTTGATTCTCAAATGAAGAGTTTACGCGGTAAGAAGCCAAATGTCGTTTGTTATAAAGAAGTCGACTCGATAGAGGAGAGCACCTTAACTGTAGCAGAGTATCTTCAGCTTAAGAAGAAGAGACTACGTAAGCAGTCTTTAACGAGACGAAGTCTTAAGCATATTGAGTCATACTTAAATGATAATTCAACAACTGGAACAGATTTAAGAGTTGTTCTAAAAAATAATCGCCAGAAGTTAATTAGAAACATCGCCTTGAAGACTAATACATATCAATATAAAATAGATTCTGTTGTTAAAGATTTGGAGAATATCACTTCGGTTAAGAAGCTATATATTCCAAATGAAAGAGGAACTCAAAACTTAGAGAAACTTTTGCTAAGTCATACTAAAAAGTTTTTCACTGAGGGCCGCGACAGGATTATCATGTGA
- a CDS encoding winged helix-turn-helix domain-containing protein, with product MTFIIQNDWVGFRNLRINHKEEKVYVGDNEVALTKTEYKVLYFLISGGKRIYKLEELVMGAWGPVVVTNKTINTHLSHIRAKIEGVDFKLKINRNGQVCINDL from the coding sequence ATGACATTTATTATCCAGAATGATTGGGTAGGATTTAGAAACCTGAGGATTAACCACAAAGAGGAGAAGGTTTATGTTGGAGATAATGAGGTAGCTTTAACAAAAACAGAGTATAAGGTTCTCTACTTTTTAATCTCAGGGGGAAAGAGAATTTACAAATTAGAAGAATTAGTAATGGGAGCGTGGGGACCTGTCGTTGTGACCAATAAAACGATAAATACGCATCTCTCTCATATTCGAGCAAAGATCGAGGGAGTCGACTTTAAGCTCAAGATTAATCGTAACGGCCAAGTCTGTATTAATGACTTATAA
- a CDS encoding winged helix-turn-helix domain-containing protein has protein sequence MNMEPLNNSNNQTLSFRNLSLDPKNRVAYVDERKVELTKTECKILFFLLDGGKRVYPREQLVKFIWGDVDVANKTVNTHLTHLRHKTKGVDFRIRINRNNQICLHDL, from the coding sequence ATGAATATGGAACCACTTAATAATTCAAATAATCAGACCCTATCTTTTCGAAATCTGTCCTTGGACCCAAAAAATCGAGTAGCCTATGTTGATGAAAGAAAGGTAGAGCTGACAAAAACCGAGTGTAAGATCCTATTTTTTCTTCTCGATGGTGGCAAAAGAGTCTATCCGAGGGAGCAACTAGTTAAATTTATATGGGGAGATGTAGATGTGGCAAATAAAACTGTCAATACCCACCTCACACACCTAAGACATAAAACAAAAGGTGTTGATTTCAGGATTCGTATAAATCGCAACAACCAAATTTGCTTACACGATCTGTAA
- a CDS encoding adenine nucleotide alpha hydrolase family protein → MKNKKVLFWSGGLTSLATLKKLLESHKKDEIILLCLLNKEGNELGHTGIPEEVLQLQARYLGLKLVRLYQDELSKKVLEKFVQQGFEFYCGSRDGHFIETTPLLNSLKVETPLKGIAYTELMEQDQSRTILTSVQNEEDQRLLGKEISDISQYLQQSNQRLDTFVIYDPLFRIRIPFSKNIVVEKDGYFICKIRSV, encoded by the coding sequence ATGAAAAATAAGAAAGTACTATTTTGGAGCGGTGGTTTAACCTCTCTTGCAACATTAAAGAAACTATTAGAATCACATAAAAAGGATGAAATTATTCTTCTTTGTCTTCTTAATAAAGAAGGTAATGAATTAGGTCATACAGGAATCCCCGAAGAAGTACTCCAGCTACAAGCTCGATACTTAGGTTTAAAATTAGTACGACTCTATCAAGATGAGTTAAGTAAAAAGGTCTTAGAGAAATTTGTCCAACAGGGATTTGAATTCTATTGTGGGTCTCGAGATGGCCACTTCATTGAAACAACCCCTCTACTGAATTCCCTAAAAGTTGAAACTCCTCTTAAAGGTATTGCATATACTGAGTTAATGGAACAAGACCAGTCGAGAACAATTCTAACTTCGGTACAAAACGAAGAGGATCAAAGGTTACTTGGTAAAGAAATAAGTGATATTTCACAATATCTTCAACAGAGTAATCAGCGACTAGATACTTTTGTGATTTACGATCCACTTTTTCGAATCCGCATTCCATTTTCAAAAAATATTGTTGTTGAAAAAGATGGTTATTTTATCTGTAAGATAAGAAGCGTTTAG
- a CDS encoding TonB-dependent receptor plug domain-containing protein encodes MTSDVTVITAQEIEDSGATTLQELLQGRSSVFIPQTGGLGSIASFNLRGLPTGFSKVIIDNIELVDPTDINNSFQVNNLLLENIESIEILKGSQSILYGSNAVGGVLKINTKKGHKNNSLNLEYGSLNTVKAGLQSSGNSDKLNYGLSASYLSSDGYSAVNEDRIENAEDDSFKNLNLNLNLSYLLNEQLELNYQGQLLDSEVEIDGFESTPPYGPIDVVENDLNEYLQSNHYLGFNYFSEDEKLTITPSIRYSHIKREDPTNSFTPLYKGNEIQAKLDIKYKHTQNLSLLSGVEYTKQEDEVENSQSELYSVYTAANLSLEKWFYDLGLRFDDFSSIQSNNSNVIGSAGAGYRINNETSLKAHISQGFKLPTLYQLANQVDDLKPTDSINTEFIFSYNTIMSQFEAAIFNYDLKNQIDYDTTAFGYDNIAKSQIQGIELNHSIEFKNSFNIKTSLTFQRAKNETDDSDLLRTPKQLGSLVLGYQISKNQRLINNWQYVGKRKDVGGELPSYVVGNFTYHYKNFSFKVLNILDKNYENVEYYGTMPRSYYLSYKLSF; translated from the coding sequence ATAACTAGCGATGTGACTGTCATTACCGCCCAAGAAATTGAAGACTCTGGAGCAACGACCTTGCAAGAGCTTTTACAAGGTAGGTCATCAGTATTCATACCCCAAACAGGAGGACTTGGATCAATCGCAAGTTTTAACTTAAGAGGACTACCAACAGGTTTTTCTAAAGTTATTATCGATAATATCGAGCTTGTTGATCCAACTGATATTAATAACTCTTTTCAAGTGAATAATCTTTTGCTCGAAAATATCGAAAGCATTGAGATCTTAAAAGGAAGTCAGTCGATACTCTATGGATCAAACGCTGTTGGTGGTGTTCTAAAGATTAATACAAAGAAAGGACATAAGAACAATTCATTAAATCTTGAATACGGAAGTTTAAATACAGTTAAAGCTGGCCTTCAGAGCAGCGGCAACTCTGATAAGCTCAATTATGGATTAAGTGCGAGTTACCTCTCAAGTGATGGCTACTCTGCTGTCAATGAAGATAGAATCGAAAATGCAGAAGATGATTCATTTAAGAACTTAAACCTCAATCTTAATTTAAGCTATCTTTTAAACGAACAATTAGAACTTAATTATCAAGGTCAACTTCTTGACTCAGAAGTAGAAATTGATGGTTTTGAATCCACTCCACCGTATGGTCCAATCGATGTCGTTGAAAACGATCTTAATGAATACCTTCAATCAAATCATTACCTAGGGTTTAATTATTTTTCTGAAGATGAAAAATTAACGATAACTCCAAGTATTCGTTATTCACATATTAAGAGAGAAGACCCTACGAATAGCTTTACGCCATTATATAAAGGTAATGAAATACAAGCTAAACTTGATATTAAGTATAAGCACACTCAAAACCTAAGCCTACTTTCTGGAGTTGAGTACACAAAGCAAGAAGACGAAGTTGAGAATTCTCAAAGTGAATTATACTCAGTTTACACTGCAGCAAACTTAAGTCTTGAGAAATGGTTTTACGATCTTGGACTGCGATTTGATGACTTCTCATCAATACAGTCTAATAATTCAAACGTAATAGGTAGCGCAGGTGCAGGTTATCGAATAAATAATGAGACCTCTTTAAAGGCACATATTTCACAAGGATTTAAACTTCCTACACTTTATCAACTGGCCAACCAAGTTGATGATTTAAAACCAACAGATAGTATAAATACTGAGTTTATCTTTAGCTACAATACGATAATGTCTCAATTTGAGGCCGCTATATTTAACTATGATCTTAAAAATCAAATTGATTACGATACTACTGCTTTTGGTTATGACAATATAGCAAAATCTCAAATTCAAGGGATTGAATTAAATCATTCAATAGAATTTAAAAATAGTTTTAATATAAAGACATCTCTAACTTTTCAACGTGCAAAGAATGAAACAGATGATTCTGATTTATTAAGAACACCAAAACAATTAGGAAGCTTAGTTCTTGGTTATCAAATAAGTAAAAATCAAAGACTGATTAATAATTGGCAATACGTTGGAAAGAGAAAAGATGTTGGTGGAGAGCTACCGTCCTATGTTGTAGGTAATTTCACTTATCATTATAAAAACTTTTCTTTTAAAGTTTTAAATATTCTTGATAAGAATTACGAAAACGTCGAGTACTATGGAACGATGCCTAGAAGCTATTATCTCTCTTATAAACTCTCATTTTGA
- a CDS encoding MFS transporter: protein MKNFGYVILGYMSLVALSFIDNGRGAVYPELLRFFSIGPDKGSLIFSLMSITSVLAYLSTSLWLPRLGPVVSTRVAMIMMAIGTYGIGAGGDFQNFDLSLVFGALAGFGFGITGITMNFMVDSGAPPFQKRRFLSGLHGAYGLSSLLAPQLLSLFLYVNLSWIHYFKFLAIPCAIVLIYSFFTHDSHHQDIKENHGTMKDAFFMNLLIGLFAGCYVASEIMVSSRIKYYLVEAHGFSEYVANNYLSYFFLFLMIGRLGFAFFRIELESKKLIIISLVSTLICFSLGEIHQIFYAMTGLFMSFCFPVIVDWISNSFPKKNHVVLGSTMSYIGVGIAIMHFIFGAIAERFGAGNAFYLFYLLNIGSIVSFFIAMSLVKRYHQNESL, encoded by the coding sequence TTGAAAAATTTTGGATACGTAATTCTAGGCTATATGTCCTTAGTCGCTCTAAGCTTTATTGATAATGGACGTGGGGCCGTTTATCCAGAACTACTTCGCTTCTTTTCAATTGGGCCTGATAAGGGCTCATTAATCTTTTCTCTAATGTCTATTACCTCTGTTCTAGCATACCTATCAACTTCTCTTTGGCTACCTAGGCTAGGGCCTGTTGTCTCAACTCGAGTTGCTATGATCATGATGGCAATTGGAACATATGGTATTGGTGCAGGAGGAGACTTTCAAAACTTCGACTTAAGTTTAGTCTTTGGAGCCTTAGCTGGTTTTGGATTTGGAATTACTGGTATCACGATGAATTTTATGGTTGATTCGGGAGCACCACCTTTTCAAAAAAGGCGATTCTTATCGGGGCTACATGGAGCTTATGGGCTTTCTTCGCTCCTTGCCCCACAATTATTATCACTATTTCTTTATGTTAATCTTAGTTGGATTCACTATTTTAAATTTTTAGCAATTCCTTGTGCTATTGTTTTGATTTATTCATTTTTTACTCATGATAGTCATCATCAAGATATAAAAGAAAACCACGGTACAATGAAGGATGCATTTTTCATGAATCTCTTAATTGGCCTGTTTGCTGGTTGTTACGTAGCCTCGGAGATTATGGTTTCTTCTAGAATTAAGTATTATCTTGTAGAGGCCCATGGATTTAGTGAATACGTAGCAAATAATTATCTTTCTTATTTCTTTCTCTTTCTTATGATTGGGCGATTAGGATTCGCATTTTTTAGGATTGAATTAGAATCGAAAAAGTTAATTATTATCTCTTTAGTTTCGACATTAATTTGTTTTAGCTTAGGTGAGATACATCAAATATTTTATGCAATGACAGGGCTGTTTATGTCGTTTTGTTTCCCTGTCATTGTCGATTGGATTTCAAATTCATTTCCAAAAAAGAACCATGTCGTCCTTGGTAGTACCATGAGTTATATTGGAGTAGGAATTGCAATCATGCACTTTATCTTTGGTGCAATCGCTGAGCGCTTTGGTGCTGGCAACGCTTTCTACCTCTTTTATCTCTTAAATATTGGCTCTATAGTTTCATTTTTCATAGCGATGAGTCTTGTTAAAAGATATCATCAAAATGAGAGTTTATAA
- a CDS encoding UvrD-helicase domain-containing protein — translation MSELDNVKYIEKINGFLEETIQLVKRLPDLNAAALADIADNIKALRDESLNCKEDDLPGIIQQMNLLNQLAERYEQHQSMPSLESPFFGHFKIEQNGKLKDFLIGHVPFSHKELKFKIIDWKKSPMARIFYQYGQGDDFDFDLDDRVIEGRILEKAILTVRDGQLVRVDREGDSFVYRDNKWMSLNETVKKLAGGEGSANQSLGSGRTGFDGPEVISLLDKTQYDLVNQSVNKPLLITGGAGSGKTTVALYRIAKLCREDGIRQQDVMVIVPNQGLVKLSKKLLIESNLENVRVSTLDDLIKKIIFQNIRNIPKKIEYNPMDSIATVKRNPKLLSLIDEYLEKKEEGIRAKLKDRDLEFFDNQDGPLYLKLKRVSEKTHDSILKVELRKLLKSFKNVREELLNIFSDYSLMEKLPEMTNRQVTSHMLKDLKFYTAKQIQLMDSDSDYVSKESRDSEVTGFVDKYDLSLYNYLIVKQFGHLKYFGREFKFYKHIFLDEAQELSQSELKLLGQIKHRDGNFTIAGDSVQQIDRTFEFTSWHDVCHNLELDVDDIQVEELNVSYRSPKEIVSFAHHVLGPLAPKQLPDSKRDGGPIVETSVQHLEHAAMLVSSALIELMNREPKASVAIICAKESVARELYREIEEVGSVRLVLDENFSLKPGIEVTTVEQIRGLEFDYVIIPDCDKENYPIDNTARKRLHLAATRAIHQLWLLYKDKSLIA, via the coding sequence ATGAGTGAATTAGATAATGTAAAATACATCGAAAAAATCAATGGATTCCTTGAGGAAACAATCCAATTGGTAAAACGTTTACCTGATTTAAACGCCGCAGCACTGGCCGATATTGCAGATAATATTAAGGCTTTGCGCGACGAGTCGCTAAATTGTAAGGAAGATGATTTACCTGGAATTATCCAGCAGATGAATTTATTGAATCAATTGGCCGAGCGTTACGAACAGCACCAAAGTATGCCAAGCCTGGAATCTCCATTCTTTGGTCACTTTAAAATTGAGCAAAATGGAAAGTTAAAAGACTTCCTTATTGGACACGTACCATTTTCACATAAAGAGCTAAAGTTTAAGATTATTGACTGGAAGAAATCACCAATGGCGAGAATCTTCTATCAATATGGACAAGGTGATGACTTTGACTTTGATCTCGATGATCGAGTTATCGAAGGACGTATTTTAGAGAAGGCCATCTTAACTGTTAGAGATGGACAACTGGTACGAGTTGACCGAGAAGGGGACTCATTTGTTTATCGTGATAATAAATGGATGTCCCTAAATGAAACAGTTAAAAAACTTGCTGGAGGAGAAGGGAGTGCAAATCAGTCCCTTGGTAGTGGGCGTACTGGATTTGATGGGCCAGAAGTAATCTCACTCCTAGATAAAACTCAATATGACCTTGTTAATCAAAGTGTGAATAAGCCACTTCTAATTACGGGGGGAGCAGGTAGTGGTAAGACTACAGTTGCTCTTTATAGGATTGCAAAACTTTGTCGTGAAGATGGAATTCGCCAACAAGATGTAATGGTTATTGTTCCAAACCAAGGACTTGTTAAGCTTTCAAAGAAGCTTCTAATTGAGTCTAATCTTGAAAATGTAAGAGTCTCTACTCTTGATGATCTTATTAAAAAGATTATTTTTCAAAATATAAGAAATATACCTAAGAAGATTGAATATAATCCGATGGATTCAATTGCCACTGTAAAAAGAAATCCTAAGCTTCTTAGTTTAATTGATGAATATCTTGAAAAGAAAGAAGAAGGAATTCGAGCAAAACTTAAAGATCGTGACCTTGAATTTTTCGATAATCAAGATGGCCCTCTTTATTTAAAACTTAAGAGAGTTAGTGAGAAGACTCATGATTCGATCTTAAAAGTAGAATTAAGAAAGTTATTAAAGAGCTTTAAAAATGTACGAGAAGAGTTATTAAATATCTTTTCAGACTATAGTCTAATGGAAAAACTTCCTGAGATGACTAATCGTCAAGTAACGTCACATATGCTTAAGGACTTAAAGTTTTATACTGCAAAACAAATTCAGTTAATGGACTCTGATAGTGATTACGTTAGTAAAGAGTCTCGTGATAGTGAAGTCACCGGATTTGTGGATAAGTACGATCTATCACTTTATAATTATTTAATTGTAAAACAATTTGGACATTTAAAGTATTTTGGCCGTGAATTTAAATTCTATAAGCATATCTTTTTAGACGAAGCACAAGAACTTTCACAAAGTGAACTTAAGCTACTTGGTCAAATTAAACATCGTGATGGAAATTTCACAATCGCTGGAGATAGTGTTCAGCAGATTGATCGCACTTTTGAATTCACTTCATGGCACGATGTCTGTCATAACCTTGAATTAGATGTCGATGATATTCAAGTTGAAGAACTCAATGTTTCTTACCGTTCACCAAAAGAGATCGTCTCTTTCGCTCATCATGTACTAGGTCCACTTGCCCCTAAGCAATTACCTGATTCAAAGCGAGATGGTGGACCAATTGTTGAAACATCTGTTCAACATTTGGAACATGCGGCGATGCTAGTGAGTAGTGCTCTTATTGAACTAATGAATCGCGAACCGAAGGCCTCTGTTGCCATTATTTGTGCTAAGGAGAGTGTGGCGCGAGAACTGTATCGAGAAATTGAAGAGGTCGGAAGTGTTCGACTTGTTTTAGATGAGAACTTCTCACTGAAGCCTGGGATTGAAGTCACAACAGTAGAACAAATCCGAGGACTCGAATTTGATTATGTCATCATTCCAGATTGCGATAAGGAAAACTATCCAATTGATAACACTGCTCGTAAACGTCTACATTTAGCAGCGACACGTGCAATCCACCAATTATGGTTACTATATAAGGATAAGTCTCTTATTGCTTAA
- a CDS encoding FKBP-type peptidyl-prolyl cis-trans isomerase produces MPKVIGFNYTLTNSNNEVLDTSSEHGPLLFLEGVGQIIPGLEEKVIGMAVGEKAKIDVAAADAYGNKNDELIIKVQKSQFPADAQLNIGDVFQVNQDQGLPPFTIVELQGEEVTLDGNHPLAGQDLTFDIEITEVREATDEEVAHGHAHGVGGVQH; encoded by the coding sequence ATGCCAAAAGTTATCGGATTTAACTACACATTAACGAACTCAAACAATGAAGTTTTAGATACTTCTTCTGAACATGGTCCACTTCTTTTTCTTGAAGGTGTTGGACAAATTATTCCAGGACTAGAAGAAAAGGTTATTGGAATGGCAGTTGGAGAAAAAGCAAAAATTGACGTAGCAGCAGCAGATGCTTACGGAAATAAGAATGACGAACTAATTATTAAAGTTCAAAAGTCACAATTTCCAGCTGACGCTCAATTAAATATTGGAGACGTATTCCAAGTAAACCAAGATCAAGGTCTACCTCCATTTACAATCGTCGAACTACAAGGTGAAGAGGTTACTCTTGACGGTAATCACCCTCTTGCAGGACAAGATCTAACTTTTGATATTGAAATCACTGAAGTTAGAGAGGCAACTGATGAAGAAGTTGCTCACGGTCACGCTCACGGTGTAGGTGGCGTACAGCACTAA
- a CDS encoding porin: MGYIQKYLFIISILFTPKIIQAKDLGGNFSLYGKLSMAAIGQAGVQSLNNNSSRFGFKYERDDLLEGFTTGLRAEFGINTSNTSQSVQEIPNTTGRFQVDNTSDRPFSTRLTYLSLSKGDFEATIGKNWSVWYDISGLTDIFMVTGAFASSTYTSNGEVIGTSRGVDLVQLRYKLGNIHLGAQAKLTGDESTDITDSAGNVIGQLVLEHSIAASIRYITKNIILGAAAINLITDSTGKDISETSVSVGARYIYKEFFTAFNYADAKDLELVDGNFIRTDDFEGLIGWNITKRHQLMIGYNWQNSDEVNYEDYEMSYYLASYIYRYGQVELGLEFVFDDSTEPSGERPENHQVILGATLYF, encoded by the coding sequence GTGGGGTATATTCAAAAATATCTTTTTATAATATCCATTCTATTTACTCCTAAAATAATTCAGGCCAAAGACCTTGGTGGAAATTTTAGTCTATACGGAAAGCTTTCAATGGCCGCTATTGGCCAAGCGGGAGTTCAGTCGCTAAATAATAACTCCTCTCGTTTTGGGTTCAAATATGAGAGAGATGACCTACTCGAGGGGTTCACCACTGGTCTTCGTGCTGAGTTTGGAATCAATACCAGCAATACGAGCCAAAGCGTTCAGGAAATTCCTAATACGACCGGTCGTTTTCAAGTAGATAATACTAGCGACCGGCCATTTTCAACAAGACTAACTTACCTCTCCTTATCCAAGGGAGACTTTGAGGCAACGATTGGAAAGAACTGGTCTGTCTGGTACGACATATCTGGCCTAACAGATATCTTTATGGTGACAGGTGCATTTGCCTCTTCAACTTATACTTCAAATGGTGAAGTTATTGGAACGTCTCGTGGAGTCGATCTAGTCCAACTACGTTATAAGCTAGGAAATATTCACTTGGGGGCCCAAGCAAAACTAACAGGAGATGAGTCAACAGATATAACCGACTCTGCTGGCAATGTTATTGGCCAGCTCGTCTTAGAACATAGTATTGCAGCTTCTATTCGCTATATCACAAAGAATATCATTCTTGGTGCAGCTGCAATTAATCTCATTACAGATAGCACAGGAAAAGATATTAGCGAGACATCGGTTTCAGTTGGAGCAAGATACATCTATAAAGAATTTTTTACAGCATTTAATTATGCTGATGCAAAGGATCTTGAGCTAGTGGATGGAAACTTTATTAGAACTGATGACTTTGAGGGATTAATTGGTTGGAATATCACAAAGAGACATCAATTAATGATCGGCTATAATTGGCAAAATTCTGATGAAGTTAATTATGAAGACTACGAAATGTCCTATTATCTTGCCTCTTATATTTACCGATATGGTCAAGTTGAACTAGGTCTTGAGTTTGTCTTTGATGATAGCACTGAGCCAAGTGGTGAGCGCCCGGAAAACCATCAAGTTATCCTAGGCGCAACATTGTATTTTTAG